The following proteins come from a genomic window of Companilactobacillus pabuli:
- a CDS encoding dihydrolipoyl dehydrogenase family protein, giving the protein MEKFDTIIIGAGPAGLAAAYNLKGNGQKVAVIENNLWGGTCPNRGCDPKKVLLSGVEARDRMAQLQGKGFDDVPFVNWEQLETFKEKFTAPVSTGSRKGIVDADITAIDGQPKFTSENTLVVDGTEYQADKFIIATGQRPSYLDIAGKEHLLSSTDFLSLKKMPDDITIIGAGYIAFELATIANATGAKVHIIHHNDHPLKAFDQEYAMELVKQLENKGVDFNFNVDTQSISAQDGKYILKADNFELSTDLVIGATGRIANVDFLDLEKANVQFNRHGVVVNDHLQSTNENIYAIGDVVATKQPKLTPVGGFEAGYVSDVLLGKTDKKLELPLIPTVVYGSPKLAKVGVQTGDKVVEQDVTSWFTYSHTNEPVAKVKIVLNDKKQIIGATLLSNEADSLINLLTLAIKQKMSHEDVVKQIFAYPTAASDLEYLI; this is encoded by the coding sequence ATGGAAAAATTCGATACGATTATTATCGGAGCAGGACCTGCAGGCTTGGCTGCTGCTTATAATTTGAAAGGCAATGGTCAAAAAGTTGCCGTGATTGAAAATAACCTCTGGGGTGGAACTTGCCCTAACCGTGGTTGTGACCCTAAAAAAGTCTTATTGAGTGGTGTCGAAGCAAGAGATAGAATGGCACAACTTCAGGGTAAAGGTTTTGATGATGTACCTTTCGTTAACTGGGAACAATTGGAGACTTTTAAAGAAAAATTTACAGCACCAGTTTCTACTGGCAGCCGCAAGGGAATCGTTGATGCCGACATCACAGCCATCGACGGTCAGCCTAAATTTACTTCTGAGAATACTTTAGTCGTTGATGGAACTGAGTATCAGGCAGATAAATTTATTATCGCTACCGGTCAACGTCCCAGCTATTTAGATATTGCTGGAAAGGAACATTTATTATCTAGTACTGATTTCTTATCACTTAAGAAAATGCCAGACGATATTACTATTATTGGTGCGGGATACATTGCCTTTGAATTAGCTACGATTGCTAACGCTACTGGAGCCAAGGTTCATATTATCCACCATAATGACCATCCATTAAAAGCATTTGATCAAGAATATGCTATGGAATTAGTTAAACAACTCGAAAATAAAGGCGTTGATTTTAATTTTAATGTCGATACGCAATCCATCTCTGCTCAAGATGGAAAATACATTTTAAAAGCTGATAATTTTGAATTGAGTACTGATTTAGTAATTGGTGCCACAGGTCGAATTGCTAACGTTGATTTCTTAGACTTAGAAAAAGCTAACGTACAATTCAATCGTCACGGGGTAGTCGTTAATGACCACTTGCAATCAACTAATGAAAATATTTATGCGATTGGGGATGTCGTTGCCACTAAACAGCCTAAATTGACTCCAGTGGGTGGTTTTGAAGCTGGATATGTTAGTGACGTTTTATTAGGAAAGACTGATAAGAAACTTGAATTGCCTTTGATTCCAACCGTTGTGTATGGCAGTCCCAAGCTTGCTAAAGTTGGTGTTCAAACTGGCGATAAAGTAGTCGAACAGGATGTAACTAGTTGGTTCACTTACAGTCACACTAACGAACCAGTTGCCAAAGTAAAGATTGTCTTGAATGATAAGAAACAAATTATCGGTGCAACTTTATTGAGCAATGAAGCCGATAGTTTAATTAATTTACTAACATTAGCGATTAAACAAAAGATGAGTCACGAAGATGTTGTTAAGCAAATTTTTGCTTATCCAACTGCTGCTAGTGATTTGGAATATTTGATTTAA
- the lepA gene encoding translation elongation factor 4 produces the protein MDLDLDKLKERQKRIRNFSIVAHIDHGKSTIADRILERTKTVSKREMKAQILDDMDLERERGITIKLNAVELEYEAKDGQTYIFHLIDTPGHVDFSYEVSRSLAACEGALLVVDAAQGVEAQTLANAYLAIDNDLEIVPVINKIDLPSAEPDKVKEEIEEMIGIDAESSILMSAKTGIGVDELLERIVSDVPAPTGDLDKPLKALIFDSVYDSYRGVVLDVRVREGVVKVGDTIELMSNKKTFEVTEVGVMSPKAVKRDYLMAGDVGYITASIKTVKDTQVGDTVTLADNPTDAPLTGYRKSTPMVYAGLYPVDNAKYEDLHEALDKLQLNDAALEYEPETSQALGFGFRVGFLGLLHMDVVQERLERDFDLDLITTSPSVDYHVTKTDGEEIIVDNPAELPDATDIKEIREPFVRAEIMVPEDFVGPVMELCQRKRGEFITMDYLDKYRVNVVYRLPLLEIIFDFFDDLKSNTKGYASLDYSVDEYEPSELVKMDILLNGEPVDALSFIVHKDFAQKCGRDIVARLKEVIPRQMFEIPIQAAIGNKIVARANVKAYRKDVTAKLYGGDRTRRDKLLNKQKAGKKRMKEVGKVSVPQEAFMSVLDLNRGKDDNKN, from the coding sequence ATGGATTTAGATCTCGATAAATTAAAAGAACGACAAAAAAGAATTCGTAATTTTTCTATCGTAGCGCATATCGATCATGGTAAATCAACGATTGCCGATCGAATTTTGGAAAGAACTAAGACAGTTTCAAAACGTGAAATGAAAGCTCAGATTCTTGATGACATGGATTTGGAGCGTGAACGTGGAATTACTATTAAGTTGAATGCGGTCGAACTAGAATACGAAGCCAAAGATGGACAGACTTATATCTTCCATTTAATCGATACACCAGGACACGTGGACTTTTCTTATGAAGTTTCACGTTCCCTTGCTGCCTGTGAGGGTGCTTTATTGGTAGTAGATGCTGCTCAAGGTGTCGAAGCGCAAACATTGGCTAATGCTTATTTAGCAATTGATAACGACCTAGAAATCGTACCAGTTATCAATAAGATCGATTTGCCTTCTGCTGAACCAGATAAGGTCAAAGAAGAAATTGAAGAGATGATTGGTATCGATGCTGAATCTTCAATCTTGATGAGTGCTAAGACTGGTATCGGTGTTGATGAATTGCTTGAAAGAATCGTTTCCGATGTTCCAGCACCAACCGGAGATTTGGATAAGCCACTTAAGGCTTTGATCTTTGATTCGGTTTATGACAGTTATCGTGGTGTTGTCCTTGATGTACGTGTTCGTGAAGGCGTTGTTAAGGTCGGAGACACGATTGAATTGATGAGTAATAAGAAGACCTTTGAAGTTACAGAAGTCGGTGTGATGTCTCCTAAAGCCGTTAAACGTGATTACTTGATGGCAGGGGATGTTGGTTATATTACTGCCAGTATCAAGACTGTTAAAGATACTCAAGTTGGTGATACAGTTACTTTAGCTGACAATCCAACTGATGCACCTTTGACTGGTTATCGTAAGAGTACGCCAATGGTTTATGCTGGACTTTATCCAGTTGACAATGCCAAATATGAAGATTTACACGAAGCTTTAGATAAGTTGCAACTAAATGATGCCGCTTTGGAATATGAACCAGAAACTTCGCAAGCTTTAGGATTTGGTTTCCGTGTTGGATTCTTAGGTTTGTTGCACATGGACGTTGTTCAAGAACGATTGGAACGTGATTTTGACCTCGATTTGATCACAACATCACCGTCAGTTGACTATCATGTTACGAAAACGGATGGAGAAGAAATCATCGTTGATAATCCGGCTGAATTACCAGATGCAACTGATATTAAGGAAATCCGTGAACCATTCGTTCGAGCTGAAATTATGGTTCCAGAAGACTTTGTTGGTCCAGTAATGGAGCTTTGCCAAAGAAAACGTGGTGAGTTCATTACAATGGACTACTTAGATAAGTATCGAGTTAATGTGGTTTATAGATTGCCATTGCTAGAAATTATCTTTGATTTCTTCGATGACTTGAAATCTAATACTAAAGGTTATGCATCATTAGACTACAGTGTCGATGAATATGAACCGAGTGAACTAGTTAAGATGGATATCTTATTGAATGGTGAACCAGTTGATGCTTTGAGTTTTATCGTTCACAAAGATTTTGCTCAAAAATGTGGTCGTGATATTGTAGCTCGCTTGAAGGAAGTAATTCCTAGACAAATGTTTGAAATTCCAATTCAAGCTGCTATCGGTAACAAGATCGTCGCCCGTGCAAATGTTAAAGCTTATCGTAAAGATGTTACTGCTAAACTTTATGGTGGTGATAGAACTCGTCGTGATAAGTTGTTGAACAAGCAAAAAGCTGGTAAAAAACGTATGAAGGAAGTCGGAAAAGTTTCCGTACCACAAGAAGCCTTCATGTCAGTCTTGGATCTTAACCGAGGCAAAGATGACAATAAAAACTAA
- the dnaJ gene encoding molecular chaperone DnaJ — protein MADKNPYDVLGVDKNASDDDIRKAFRKLSKKYHPDLNKAPDAEEKFKEVNSAYEILKDPQKRAQYDQYGSAGMNGGQGGFGGFGAGGAGDQFGGFEDIFSQFFGGGGAARQNPNAPRQGSDLQYRMDLTFEEGVFGKKTNISYNREEECSTCGGSGAKPGTHPETCSKCHGSGYVEVDRQTPLGRMRTRVVCDVCNGTGKEIKEKCNVCQGSGKVNEKHELKVTVPAGVEDGQQMRLEGQGEAGTNGGPYGDLYIVFHVAPSKEFRRDGSTIYASVNISFPQATLGDEIKVNTVHGPVNLNIPSGTQTGTTFRLRGKGAPVLNSKSIGDEKVTVNIVTPRKLSAEQRSALKKFAEAGGDKVKEKDSNFFNKVRDAFKGE, from the coding sequence ATGGCAGATAAAAATCCATATGACGTACTAGGCGTTGATAAAAACGCTTCTGATGACGATATAAGAAAAGCATTTCGTAAACTTTCTAAAAAGTATCACCCTGATTTGAACAAGGCTCCTGATGCTGAAGAAAAGTTTAAGGAAGTTAATTCCGCTTATGAAATTCTAAAAGATCCTCAAAAACGTGCGCAATATGATCAATATGGTTCTGCCGGCATGAATGGTGGCCAAGGAGGATTTGGTGGCTTCGGCGCTGGTGGTGCTGGAGATCAATTCGGTGGTTTTGAAGATATCTTCAGTCAATTCTTCGGTGGCGGCGGTGCTGCTCGTCAAAATCCTAATGCCCCAAGACAAGGTTCCGATCTTCAATATCGCATGGACTTAACTTTTGAAGAAGGTGTCTTTGGTAAGAAGACTAATATTTCTTACAATCGTGAGGAAGAATGTTCTACTTGTGGTGGTTCTGGTGCAAAGCCTGGAACACATCCAGAGACTTGTTCAAAATGTCATGGTTCAGGTTATGTTGAAGTTGATCGTCAAACTCCACTTGGTCGTATGCGTACACGTGTTGTTTGTGATGTCTGCAATGGTACTGGTAAAGAAATCAAAGAAAAGTGTAACGTTTGCCAAGGTTCAGGTAAGGTAAATGAAAAACATGAATTGAAGGTTACTGTACCAGCTGGTGTTGAAGATGGACAACAAATGCGCTTAGAGGGCCAAGGTGAAGCCGGAACTAACGGTGGACCTTACGGTGATCTATACATTGTCTTCCACGTTGCTCCAAGTAAAGAATTCAGACGTGATGGTTCAACCATCTACGCTTCAGTAAATATCAGTTTCCCACAAGCAACATTGGGAGACGAAATCAAAGTCAACACAGTTCACGGTCCAGTCAACTTGAATATCCCTAGTGGTACTCAAACTGGTACAACATTTAGATTGCGTGGCAAGGGTGCTCCAGTTCTTAATAGCAAGAGTATCGGAGATGAAAAGGTAACAGTAAATATTGTTACTCCACGTAAGTTGTCAGCTGAACAACGTAGTGCTTTGAAGAAATTCGCTGAAGCCGGCGGAGACAAAGTTAAAGAAAAAGATAGTAACTTTTTCAATAAAGTCAGAGATGCTTTTAAAGGCGAATAA
- the dnaK gene encoding molecular chaperone DnaK — protein sequence MSKVIGIDLGTTNSAVAVLEGGSPKIITNPEGARTTPSVVAFKDGEIQVGEVAKRQAITNPDTVSSIKRHMGEAGYKVTVAGKSYTPQEISAFILQHIKKFSEDYLGEKVTDAVITVPAYFNDSQRQATKDAGKIAGLNVQRIVNEPTASALAYGLDNDKGDEKILVYDLGGGTFDVSVLQLGDGVFEVLSTNGDTHLGGDDFDQKIIDWLVEQFKAENGVDLSQDKMALQRLKDAAEKAKKDLSGVAQTSISLPFISSGANGPLHLEETLTRAKFDELTSDLVERTKIPVDNALKDANLTTSDIDKVILNGGSTRIPAVQDAVAKWTGKAPDHSINPDEAVALGAAIQGGVISGDVKDVVLLDVTPLSLGIETMGGVFTKLIDRNTTIPTSKSQVFSTAADNQSAVDIHVLQGERPMAADNKTLGRFQLTDIPAAPRGVPQIQVTFDIDKNGIVNVSAKDMGTNKEQKITIKSSSGLSDEEIDQMMKEAKEHEEEDNKRKEEVDVKNDVEQTLFATDKTLKDVKGKVSDDEIKKAQDARDALKKAQDSGNLEDMKKKRDDLNKIVQDLSVKLYQQAQQAQQQAGGDNGATGTGSTDGKKSGDDNTVDGDFSEVDPDKDKK from the coding sequence ATGTCTAAAGTTATTGGTATTGATTTAGGTACTACAAACTCTGCTGTAGCCGTTTTGGAAGGCGGTTCTCCAAAGATTATTACAAACCCAGAAGGTGCAAGAACAACTCCTTCAGTTGTTGCATTTAAAGATGGTGAAATTCAAGTTGGTGAAGTTGCCAAGAGACAAGCTATCACAAACCCTGATACAGTTTCATCAATCAAGCGTCACATGGGTGAAGCAGGTTACAAAGTTACTGTAGCCGGCAAGTCATACACACCACAAGAAATTTCAGCTTTCATCTTACAACACATTAAGAAGTTCTCAGAAGACTACTTAGGTGAAAAAGTTACAGATGCTGTTATCACAGTTCCTGCATACTTCAATGATTCACAAAGACAAGCTACTAAGGATGCTGGTAAGATTGCTGGATTAAACGTTCAACGTATCGTTAACGAACCAACAGCTTCAGCACTTGCTTATGGTCTAGATAATGACAAAGGTGATGAAAAGATTCTTGTTTATGACCTTGGTGGTGGTACATTTGATGTTTCTGTACTTCAATTAGGTGACGGTGTCTTCGAAGTACTTTCAACAAATGGTGATACACACCTTGGTGGTGATGACTTTGACCAAAAGATCATCGACTGGTTAGTTGAACAATTCAAGGCTGAAAATGGTGTTGACTTGAGTCAAGACAAGATGGCTCTTCAAAGATTAAAGGATGCCGCTGAAAAAGCTAAGAAAGACTTATCAGGTGTTGCTCAAACATCAATCAGTCTTCCATTTATTTCATCAGGTGCTAATGGCCCACTTCACTTGGAAGAAACATTGACACGTGCTAAGTTCGATGAATTGACTTCAGACTTAGTTGAAAGAACAAAGATCCCTGTTGACAATGCTTTGAAGGATGCTAACTTGACTACTTCAGACATTGACAAGGTTATCTTAAATGGTGGTTCAACACGTATCCCTGCTGTTCAAGATGCTGTTGCTAAATGGACTGGCAAGGCTCCAGATCACTCAATCAACCCTGATGAAGCTGTTGCTTTAGGTGCTGCTATTCAAGGTGGTGTTATCTCTGGTGATGTTAAAGACGTTGTTCTACTAGATGTTACTCCACTATCACTTGGTATCGAAACTATGGGTGGTGTCTTCACTAAGTTGATCGATAGAAATACAACTATCCCAACAAGTAAGTCACAAGTATTCTCAACTGCTGCTGATAACCAAAGTGCTGTTGATATCCACGTTCTTCAAGGTGAACGTCCAATGGCTGCTGACAACAAGACCTTAGGTCGTTTCCAATTAACAGATATTCCTGCTGCACCTCGTGGTGTACCTCAAATCCAAGTTACATTCGATATTGATAAGAACGGTATCGTTAATGTATCTGCTAAGGATATGGGAACAAACAAGGAACAAAAGATTACTATCAAGAGTTCATCAGGTTTGAGCGATGAAGAAATCGACCAAATGATGAAAGAAGCTAAGGAACACGAAGAAGAAGATAACAAACGTAAGGAAGAAGTCGATGTTAAGAATGACGTTGAACAAACATTGTTCGCAACTGATAAGACTCTAAAAGACGTTAAGGGTAAAGTTTCTGACGATGAAATCAAGAAGGCCCAAGATGCTCGTGATGCTTTGAAGAAGGCTCAAGACTCAGGTAATCTTGAAGACATGAAGAAGAAACGTGACGATTTGAACAAGATTGTTCAAGACTTGTCTGTAAAACTTTATCAACAAGCTCAACAAGCACAACAACAAGCTGGTGGCGATAATGGTGCTACTGGTACAGGTTCAACTGATGGCAAGAAGTCAGGCGACGACAATACAGTTGACGGTGACTTTTCCGAAGTAGACCCTGATAAAGATAAGAAATAA
- the grpE gene encoding nucleotide exchange factor GrpE yields MADKQKDQDLKTAKEEASKNDKKAEKKPAEKKVDPKDAKIKDLTAKNADLEDKFLRSQAEIQNMNNRHKKEVAGMLKYDGQKLATEILPVLDNLERALNVEATDDSSKQLKKGIEMVQQHMVKALEDNHVKAIDNAGEKFDPAVAQAVQTVPADDDHKKDTVVQVLQKGYKLEDRVLRPAMVVVAQ; encoded by the coding sequence ATGGCAGATAAACAAAAAGATCAAGATTTGAAGACTGCTAAAGAGGAAGCTTCAAAAAATGATAAAAAGGCTGAAAAAAAGCCAGCCGAAAAAAAAGTTGATCCCAAAGATGCAAAAATTAAGGATCTAACAGCCAAGAATGCGGACTTGGAAGATAAGTTCTTAAGAAGCCAAGCTGAAATTCAAAATATGAATAATCGTCATAAAAAAGAAGTTGCTGGCATGCTTAAATATGACGGACAAAAGCTAGCTACTGAAATTCTTCCGGTTTTAGATAACTTGGAACGTGCTTTGAATGTTGAAGCTACCGATGACTCAAGTAAACAATTGAAAAAGGGTATCGAGATGGTTCAACAACACATGGTTAAAGCATTGGAAGACAATCATGTAAAAGCTATCGACAATGCAGGTGAGAAGTTTGATCCTGCAGTTGCTCAAGCTGTTCAAACTGTTCCCGCAGATGATGATCACAAAAAAGATACTGTTGTTCAAGTCCTACAAAAGGGATACAAACTTGAAGATCGTGTCTTACGTCCAGCAATGGTTGTCGTTGCACAATAA
- the hrcA gene encoding heat-inducible transcriptional repressor HrcA encodes MLSQRQDAILREVVRIFTDTGQPVGSKTLMNELPFHVSSATIRNEMALLEEVGYLEKTHLSSGRIPSAMGYRYYLDHLVQPTSVPQDIAQRIDEDFGKTYHQIGDIIEQSAKILSHLTSYTAITLGPESSSIRLTGFRIVPLNAHQLMAIIVTSDNNVENNIYTVDDDFDTSLIEKIVNIVNDKLVGQPLNKVLQMLHSDVPAILSEYMYSTDGLLDMMDSLFKKAESEKYYVDGQLNLLNYANSDDMSEVQSLFSIINQSNDLRKLLDPSILDDGIKVRLGSELGSDALKNYSIITANYDVGHHGKGVIALLGPTTMHYSQLIGLLGEFRVELAKRLIDYYSRYDDS; translated from the coding sequence ATGCTATCACAACGTCAAGATGCAATCTTGAGAGAAGTCGTGCGCATATTTACAGATACCGGCCAGCCGGTTGGGTCGAAGACATTGATGAATGAATTACCATTTCATGTAAGTTCTGCGACAATCAGAAACGAAATGGCTTTACTTGAAGAAGTTGGGTATCTCGAGAAGACTCATCTTTCTTCAGGTCGAATTCCTTCAGCAATGGGATATCGCTATTATCTTGATCATCTGGTGCAACCAACTAGTGTGCCACAAGATATTGCCCAAAGAATTGACGAAGACTTCGGTAAAACATATCATCAAATCGGTGATATTATCGAACAATCCGCCAAGATCTTATCTCATTTGACCAGCTACACCGCAATTACATTGGGACCAGAAAGTAGTTCGATCCGTTTGACTGGATTTAGAATTGTCCCTTTGAACGCACATCAGCTTATGGCAATCATTGTCACAAGTGATAATAATGTAGAAAATAATATTTATACTGTCGATGATGATTTTGATACTTCATTAATTGAAAAAATCGTCAACATCGTGAATGACAAATTGGTTGGACAACCCCTTAATAAAGTTCTCCAAATGCTTCATAGCGATGTCCCAGCAATTCTTTCCGAATATATGTATTCAACAGATGGTTTGTTGGATATGATGGATTCACTCTTTAAGAAGGCTGAATCAGAGAAGTATTATGTCGACGGTCAATTGAATCTTTTGAATTATGCTAATAGCGACGATATGTCGGAAGTTCAGTCATTGTTCTCGATTATTAATCAAAGCAATGATTTGAGAAAATTATTGGATCCATCAATTTTAGATGATGGAATCAAGGTTCGTTTAGGAAGCGAATTAGGTAGTGATGCACTGAAGAATTACAGTATTATCACTGCTAATTATGATGTTGGACATCACGGTAAAGGTGTCATTGCCTTACTTGGTCCAACGACGATGCACTACTCGCAATTGATTGGTTTGTTAGGCGAATTTAGAGTTGAGTTAGCAAAAAGATTAATTGATTATTATTCAAGGTATGATGATTCTTGA
- the ribF gene encoding riboflavin biosynthesis protein RibF, with amino-acid sequence MQIINVKHPLKKEQLPTEATVLIMGFFDGVHLGHQKVIKTGVKLAKEHNLKSILLTFDRSPRTVYQHETNFKYLSTRSRKAQLIEGLGVDYLYFVKFTPDFAHLKPQEFVDQYMIDLKAKYIVAGFDYTYGKKDVANMANLPNYSKGNFETVMVPEQLINDQKIGSSAIKEFITNDKIAEANEFLGYNYQNQGKVIHGLQRGRTLGYPTANIAVDGDQVIPSIGVYATKIKVDGVWYNSMTSVGYNVTFKENTGITIESNIFDFNRDIYGEPVVIEWVKYLRGEVKFDGADGLIKQLELDKRNSLKVL; translated from the coding sequence ATGCAGATTATTAATGTTAAACATCCGCTAAAAAAAGAACAATTGCCGACTGAAGCAACAGTTTTGATCATGGGCTTTTTTGACGGGGTACATTTGGGACATCAAAAAGTTATCAAAACGGGTGTGAAATTGGCCAAAGAGCATAATTTGAAATCGATTCTCTTAACTTTTGATCGTTCACCTAGAACTGTTTATCAACATGAAACTAATTTTAAATATCTTTCAACGAGAAGTCGTAAAGCTCAATTGATCGAAGGACTAGGAGTGGATTATCTTTACTTTGTAAAATTCACGCCTGACTTTGCTCATCTCAAACCCCAAGAATTTGTAGATCAGTATATGATTGACCTCAAGGCTAAATATATTGTTGCAGGTTTTGACTATACTTATGGCAAAAAAGATGTTGCTAATATGGCTAATTTACCCAACTATTCAAAAGGTAATTTTGAAACCGTCATGGTGCCAGAACAATTGATCAATGATCAAAAAATTGGTTCAAGTGCTATTAAAGAATTCATTACAAATGACAAGATTGCCGAAGCAAATGAGTTTTTAGGCTACAATTATCAAAACCAAGGCAAAGTCATTCATGGTCTACAACGCGGGCGGACACTCGGCTATCCCACAGCCAATATAGCTGTCGATGGTGATCAAGTGATTCCTTCAATTGGTGTTTATGCTACTAAAATAAAAGTAGATGGGGTTTGGTACAATTCAATGACCTCAGTAGGTTACAATGTTACTTTCAAAGAAAACACTGGTATTACGATTGAATCCAATATTTTTGATTTTAATCGAGATATTTATGGAGAACCAGTAGTAATCGAGTGGGTCAAATATTTACGTGGCGAAGTGAAATTTGACGGAGCAGACGGTTTGATCAAGCAATTAGAATTAGATAAACGTAATTCCTTAAAAGTATTGTAA
- the truB gene encoding tRNA pseudouridine(55) synthase TruB → MDGVIPLNKEIGQTSSDYVYKLRKILHTRKIGHTGTLDPLVDGVLPICVGQATKLVNTLTGSPKEYAGEITIGRSTTTEDREGETVEEKKLTKPFTSEELEKTFNQMTGDLKQIPPMFSAVRVNGKKLYEYARAGIEVERPVRQIHICSFSMTAEPSFDETTGYQTIKFHVKCSKGTYVRTLAVEFGKLLGYPAFMSQLTRVKSAGFPIEETFTLGQIEEMMEKNDYRFLKSIDEVLQDVPSLELNDEQWDVRVSHGGFLEESDVDSDKTKKLRVQRDGVTKALYKYDKVRNMWIPDLMLLNNK, encoded by the coding sequence ATGGACGGAGTAATTCCATTAAATAAAGAAATCGGACAAACTAGTTCGGATTATGTATATAAGTTAAGAAAAATTTTGCACACAAGAAAGATTGGTCACACAGGAACTTTGGATCCTTTAGTTGATGGGGTTTTACCTATCTGTGTTGGACAAGCAACTAAACTGGTCAATACTTTGACTGGTTCTCCTAAAGAATATGCCGGAGAAATCACTATTGGACGTTCAACGACTACAGAAGACCGTGAAGGTGAAACTGTTGAAGAAAAGAAATTGACAAAGCCATTCACTAGTGAAGAATTAGAGAAAACTTTTAATCAAATGACTGGTGATTTAAAGCAGATTCCACCAATGTTTTCAGCTGTTCGTGTGAATGGTAAGAAACTTTATGAATATGCTCGGGCCGGTATTGAAGTGGAGCGACCAGTTCGTCAGATTCATATTTGTAGTTTTTCAATGACCGCTGAACCAAGTTTTGACGAAACTACTGGTTATCAAACGATTAAATTTCACGTTAAATGTTCTAAAGGAACTTATGTCAGAACTCTAGCAGTGGAATTTGGTAAATTATTAGGATATCCTGCTTTTATGTCACAGTTGACTCGAGTAAAGAGTGCTGGTTTTCCAATCGAAGAAACCTTTACTTTAGGTCAGATCGAAGAAATGATGGAAAAAAATGATTATCGTTTTTTGAAGTCGATTGATGAAGTTTTACAAGATGTGCCTAGTTTAGAGTTGAATGATGAACAGTGGGATGTTCGTGTCAGTCACGGGGGATTCTTAGAAGAAAGTGACGTTGATTCGGACAAAACTAAAAAATTACGAGTACAAAGAGATGGCGTTACCAAGGCACTTTACAAGTATGATAAAGTTAGAAATATGTGGATTCCAGATTTGATGTTATTGAACAACAAGTAA
- the rbfA gene encoding 30S ribosome-binding factor RbfA, protein MVKHRIGRVEQEIQKEVNDILLKRVRDPRVQGVTVTGVEMTGDLQQATIYYSILSEKASDVEKTQAGLDKAKGLIRRELGQKLTLYKVPELEFKQDQSVRYGEKIDKLIAKLHQDEANR, encoded by the coding sequence ATGGTAAAACATCGTATTGGTCGTGTTGAACAAGAAATTCAAAAAGAAGTCAACGACATTCTTCTTAAACGTGTACGTGATCCTAGAGTTCAAGGTGTTACAGTTACAGGTGTTGAAATGACCGGTGATTTGCAACAAGCAACGATTTATTACAGCATCCTTTCTGAAAAAGCTAGTGATGTTGAAAAAACTCAAGCAGGACTAGATAAGGCTAAAGGTTTGATTCGTCGTGAATTAGGTCAAAAGTTAACCCTTTATAAAGTTCCAGAACTTGAATTCAAGCAAGATCAATCAGTTCGTTACGGAGAAAAGATTGATAAATTGATTGCTAAGTTACACCAAGACGAAGCTAATCGTTAA